The Lathyrus oleraceus cultivar Zhongwan6 chromosome 5, CAAS_Psat_ZW6_1.0, whole genome shotgun sequence genome includes the window tttgatccaaaaaatatgggaccaattgcattttgctccaaataaattctagtttctaaaaatgatttttaataatttttattttgtcatttgatattttttgtgaattttctcttttctggttatttttaattcattttaaatagtttttgatattcaaaaaatacaaaaatattttcttaacctatttggatgatgatgaatctatgaaaaatattctcatcaattttttaactgatttgagatttatttgagattttagttcaattaggttatttttattcatttttaattgattaaaaatagtttctgacttttaaaaatgctgaaattttttgtcaaactttgtttgaccttgttgaacttgggataaatcacttggacctttcaaggttgatttgaagtgattttgaagtttgaccttttcttttatttttaattcaagtttattttaatattaaaaaatgccaaaaatattttgcttattgtttaATCTCCAACCTTCGTCTCATTTCTGATTTTTCTATTGTTTGAatttgactttcaatgtcatttgatcaatacatatggattggtacatcttattccatcttatgcatttttgatctttccatttttccttatccattcttcatctccctcttcttcttcttctttctctttgatcaataagttgaaggttgataagttagcattgattagggagacttaatcttccttgattcaaatctaattcatcttgatcaattgatcaagtgaatggctttgcattaaggataggttgttttctaaatcatgcaaaaggcttaaaccaatacaagatcaattctcttttcctttttggcatggcaagttgttggaacttggttcactaatcaagacttctaacttgtgttgttgcctacattattattgaccagcctcagatagttgtgacttctacataagtccaattacgattgcttaacatagcgctaaatatgccttatggcacactaactattaacactaaccattaaccattaacatttattttttgctctttacttttatgcaatttactattcttgtacatattatccatttgcttttccctttgctcacttgagcacatgtttatgttaatgtcatttgccttttgctcacttgagcacatatttgtatatatattattgtgcttgtgttttgttttgattgttatggaccaaatgcaaaaatggacaaatggacttagtttctaggacatttcctatgcaaaatttgagtaaaaggaccttaatgatgaagatggattagaaggaccaaatttctaaactcactcttgtccattcttgatttacttcatggaacttttgatgtgtgtgcttttgtgctagaGGATTCTATGAGAGCTTAAATTGAAGgaccattaccatgttcatccaaaggGAAAGACACAAGgtacattgaggatctcttaagagacttgtttgattgcttgagcttactattattgtgattgcttattccaaaggatgagagctacttggatcatccatatgatctcaagagaggaactccattgtggttttgtttctttatccctcacctcttgcatgcttaggatcttagccattcttcttcttccctccactctaacccaagccaaaactttttgtgcaaacattaaacacttctttttaaacattagaaacctaagccttatgcttttgattttcaaactttcttttcataacacttatcttgaattgaatctttaagtccactttgaccatatACTTCTAtttggtaaatataactcattcaaatgtcctttttgtggttccaatggccactttcttaatcaaattttccataacctttagctattaggtttgagttatctttgtggtagatgtaatactcacctatatccttagtgatggacaatgagtcttccatgcttattatagggttaacccctcactagcatgttcaagctatcctcacatggtggatttgtggttttaggttgagttttctccctttgataacaaaagaccttaaggcttttggatcaatcaattcaccaactcattttgagatttttaccccgaactacgaggttttgatcctaatctttttaagatggtacgtaggcaatgagtttatccatccaaacacaaaatgtaaataaacttgtatattcttttctcatctcttcaatcatgtttgcacaaacaaatttttcacaaaaacaacaacctttacaacaagtgtgaaaagggctccctaggagtacctaggatgttttaggtgtctaacaccttcccattgcataaccaacccccttacccagatctctgattctcttttactagtttttgactcgataaaacttttaggtttttgttcgctttctaaccattcctttggataaatagaagtgcggtggcgactcgacttgtatgatttaccttggatttagtcaatatctctaatgataacgaataccccgctacagtgtAGGACTGTATTGATATTATGGTTAGTTTTAATTTTGCTTGTGTTAACTATGTATGTCGAAATTTAAACTTATGAGCTCATAATTTAGTTAGACTTGCTAAATCTTGTGGCTTAAGAACCTGGATTGGTGACCACAATGATGGTCATCCCAAAGTCTCTTTTTTTCTTGATTGAATAAAATGTTTAACCATAAAAAAAAgttatttaattttatttacGGACGATCTATAACTCTCATTTTAATTTTTGATGTTTTCATTTTTTCTAAAACGTAAATTGAAGTGCATATTTGCAATCCATAATAGATAAATCAATACTCCTTGCTAAATTATCTTATTGTAAAGATTCATATGCTCTTTTGATAGGTGGAACTAAACTTGTACAATTTATCATTAAAGTTAGATTCTTTAGTTATTACTTCTCTCTTTTTTATAAAAAGTATctcatttatattttttttcatatCATATCCTTATTTATTAACTTTCACTTTATCCAACCATTTTCTTAACTACAATTAATATGGGTATTCTAGTAAACGATATCAATTTTATCATCAAAACCAATATATTCAATCATTTTTTTAAGAATCGTAAATtattcaaataaaataattttttatgagACAAAAGAAGTACTAGATTTCTATAACTCAAGTCTCTCTATAACCTATATTATTTTGAATAGATCAATGTCATTTTAGCTATCACTTCTCTAGACAAATGTTGGTTACAACCTTTAGTTAAAATGCAATTATATGTTTGTTTATCAAACTTTGGGCCCGTTTGTTTTGcctttttttaaaaatgatttttatagtgttacatattttagtgtaaaaaaaaattacaaaaaaacttttcataaaagcttcaaataaaatttttGTTTGAAcagttattcttaaaatgttatttttggtatttcatcattttatcgaaactttttttggatatcaaatttttaaaaaatcacttaattttgaagctatttcaaatagcttttcataaaaatcatttttaagatacaactttttgaaaaaattgtgattttgactatgttttaatcTTCAATAATGTATACTTATGTTATAaaatgaacaattcaatcttttaattgataaaaaacaaatttagaaaatcttataatattttaaaaaacatttttgtagaatccattttcaaaaatacaaagaaaaaatccatttttttaaagctaaaacaaactggcCATTTATCTAATCTTAAGATTGTCTCTTGAAAACTTCAAACAAAATGGTATAACTTGTAACTTTCTTCTTCCTTTAATTACATCTTAAAATGCTTGCTAAAAAAAATACTAGTACTAATTTTCCATTACACTAGTCACACATATTTAAACACTGTCCAGCTATATGTTGTATAGCTTCCTTTTAATTGGAATATCTCATCTCTCTTACAAGTTAGTATAAATTTACAAATAAAAAAACCTATGGTGATTACCCCAACTAAATTAGTCGTACAATAGCAACAACTGAATTGAACTATATTACATTTCAACATAGTATTGTCTTTACTACAATACTACAAACTGGTACCGTACCTCACATCAAATATCATATCAACAACTGAATTTCTGCACTACAAAATCAAACTTTTATTCTAAAGAATCTTTTCTCCTCTTTCTTTAAACACAATAAAACTTCTTTCTCGAGAACAGTAGCAAGTACAATTTCCTAGTAAAAAAACAACTACCCAAAAGTTCGACCACTCCCAAAGAGCGACTTTCTATAAACAAAACCAACCCATCCATCTTTCACTTTCTCTCTCCTCTTTACTGTCATACATATCATGCACATAGCACCTTTTCTAAACTTTTTAAACCACTCTTCTTCCCTTCATCTCTCTCTAAGTTTTCTATGTCAGATCTCCCTGTGTTGTTTTGGATTTACTCATCTCCTCCCTAGTTACTAGATAGTCTTTTTCATcatttgactttttcattttCCAATCTCTCCTACAAAAACTCATCATTTAGAAAATTTCTTTCGCCGCGTATCACGCTATACCCTTTACATAATCTTCATTCCATTCATACCCCTCTTACTAAAAACAAAGTCTTTTACCGTAGAAAATGGCGAATGGGTTGGAGAAAGAAACTGGGTTCACCATGTTCAGTGATGATGAACTGAAGGATGTTAATGGGGTGAAGAGAGTTGGAGAATATGTTGAAGTAATGTGCGGTTGTACCAGCCATAGATACGGTGATGCTGTTGGAAGGCTTAGGGTTTTCGTTAATGGTTACCTTGAAATCACATGCGAATGCACCCCTGGTTGCCAAGAAGGTTCGTCTTTCTCTCTGATGAATATGTAAACTTTCTGTTGCCATGTTTGTGTTGATTTCTTATACGTGTATCTTTCATTTATTTCACAGACAAGTTGACTCCTTTTGCATTCGAGAAACATTCTGGAAGAGAAACAGCAAGAAAATGGAAGAACAATGTGTGGGTAATAGTTAACGGTGAGAAAGTTCCTTTATATAAAACAGTTCTTCTCAAATACTACAATCAAGCATTAAGAACAACCAATGGATCACACAAATCACAAAATGGACGAGCGTGCCACCGCGATGAGTTTATCCGTTGTACCCGATGTAACAAAGAGCGTAGATTCCGTCTGAGAACTAAAGAAGGTTGCCGCATTCACCATGATGCTTTGGCTGATCCAAACTGGAACTGTTCTAATCTTCCATATGACAAGTATGTTATGAATATATATTTTTCTTTGATCCGGCAATTTTTTTATATCTATATGTTGTATTGAATGAACTATGTAGTAACCATTATTCTAATACTATAGTAGTGCATTTATATATCATTCACAATCTATATTTCTGAGGTAAATTTATGCTTAGGTTATCTATGATAGATTCAGTTTTAATTATTGATATAAATTAGATTTTTTTCTTGTTGTTTATGGAGAAATAATTAGCATTAACTAACTGTTTAATGTAACTCAGAATTACATGTGATAATGAAGAGGAAAGAGGAAGTCGAAGGGTTTATAGAGGATGCACTCGTTCTGCAGCATGTAAAGGTTGCACTTCTTGTGTATGCTTTGGGTGTGAGATATGCCGTTTTTCAGATTGTACTTGCCAAACTTGTACTGACTTTACCAGGAATGCCATTGTCAAAACTTGAGTTCTCATTATGCCTTAACTGCTGTTTTTTTTAGTATCCTTTTGTTCTTATGGACTTAATTGCTAGTCCTATTTAAGTGTTTAAGGTTCTGATGTACTTCTTTATTAATTATTTTCCATTAAATGATTGGACCTCTTTATGTTTTTGTGTTTTGTCTTAGTGGCTTCTTAATCACATGTAAGATATATAAACTATTCTATTCTTTATCTAATCAAGATGATTTAATGTGTAATCTTGTAGATATGATTCTATGGCATGTTCTTTGAACATTAATGAACTTTAATATTCTTTTAAAAAATGTTAATATGATAACTTTTAAAGTGTGAATTAAAAGAAGTAGGAAAGGTTTTTTCCTTTGACTTTTGTAAATCTTTTTTATACATGAGGAATAGTGTGTGCTAAGAAGTGGTACTTGTAGGCAAGCTAAGAAAATAATTCAGAATCAATGGTAAATCATGATAAGTTCTTACCTAATTGTACACCAACATTCAAAAATAAAAGTCTCTAAATATGAATTTCTTGTCTAATTAATGGATGCATCTATTAGTTTTTTTAAAATACATTTTGTTAATACTACTTTTCTGTTTTTAAAGTGCGGGACATACTCTATTCTCTTTTTTGTGACTAGGGAAGGTGGCTGTAACTAAATATTATGGACCTAATTAGGGAACTTGAATTTTAAGGTATATTAATTTTAAGTAATGTTTTGTCCTCTCCCTTTAACAACTACTATATTACTATCTGTTTCTAAAGATGAGTACTTTTTCTCCTTTAAGAAAATAAATGGTTATTCATATGGCCACAAACTGTATACTGCTATAACAATAAGGTGTCTTTGATTCTCATTATTATCTGAGATTAAGAACTAATGCCGATTCATAGGTTGGTTTCATCAATGGAACATAAATATTTGTCTCAACAAAGTTTGATAAAAAAACATTCTATTTGAGAGTTTAGTGCATTTAGTTCCAAAGTCAAATTCTATTTAAACAAAATACACCGCGAAAAAGCTGGAAAAAGTTTCAATCAATGTCATTCCATTGAGTAGACATTCTAGTATTTATTTTAATCCTCCAAAACCATAGCCAATGAACCCAGTTGTGAAGAGTGGGTGTACTGTGCAAATCCAACTTGGAAAACTATTTTGCACAAAAAAATTCTCTCTATGTTTCCTTTTTACAATCCATCCTTGGTGAAAAAACTTTGTCCACCAAGCCACCAAGGAGGAAATCTTCAGTACATGACTATACAAGTCTAATGAAAACAAATGACCAATGTAATATGAACTCAGTAAATGAATCGCTCAACAAAATGAAGTATCTGTTGCTTCCATAATGTTCCAACCAGAGAAATTTTTTCAATGTGCAATTACCTTTACACAGTAATCTTTAGTCTTTATCTGGCTGGTCGCCAACCTTTACCCCCTCTATGGGATGGTCTCCTGCGAGCAGCAAATGTTCTCTCTCGGTCATCAGAAGCACCGGGATTGAATTGGTAATGAAATTGTGGAGGATGCGGATTGGCTAATATTGGTGGTGATTGAAAATTTGTAGGTGGATTGAACTGATGCGGAAGGCCACTTTGATAGCCTGGAATTGGCGGTGATTGAAAATTTGCAGGCCGACTGAATTGATGCTGAGGACCACCTTGATTGCCTGGAATTGGTGGTGAATGAAAATATGGAAGGGGATTGAATGCCTGCAAAGGGCCACCTAGAGGGCCACCTGGATTGAATTGATGCGGAGGACCACTTTGATAGCCTGGAATTGGCAGTGATTGAAAATATGTAGGTGGGTTGAATTGTTGTGGAGGACCACCTTGAATGCCTGAAATATTAACTGGTTGAAAACATGTAGGTGCTTGAAACTGGGGAAAGTGTGTCCATTGGTTTTGATTCATGAGCCCCTGTGCATGAATGGGTTCTGCATACATATTGGGCTGTCCTCCAGGATATACAGTCGGTGGAGGAAACCTGTGGCTGGGATTGAACTGCTGTTGAGATGGGATTCCTTGCATCGGCTGCAGATGAGAATTTTGAGTATTTTCTTGGTACCATGCGACACTATTTGTAGGGAATCCACTAGACAAATTAATTGACACTGGAGCATGTGGTGGCAATGCCGGCTGTGGCAGAAGAGGGGAAGAATGACCACGGCCAACACCAGAAAAGCCTTGTCCAGTGCCAGGAAGAGGGGGAAAATGACCATGGCCAACACCAAAAAAGCCTTGCCCACTGCTCGGAATAGGCAGACCGTGACCATGAGCAACCATTAGCCTCTTAGGGATGGAACCATCATTTAGTGGAACATGCTGCCTGTCGTTTTTCATCCAATCAGAACTTTGACTGCTTTGGCCTCTTTTTGCCTGTCCTTGTATTCTCATGTACTCGGCCTCTTGCTCATCATCCGAAAAATCCGTTTCATTGGACAATTCCTCATCGTTTATACCGGATGCATCAGAACCTTTCTTGTAAAGATCCTTGAAATTAAGCACATGCTTAGCAAACTCAGGAACAAACGAAATCAAAGTTCCCTCATGGACCCCTTCCGGGATTTCATCTTCCGAATTGTATCTCACTACATAATGTGGATTTTTAACTTGTGCAAAGGTATCATCAATGACACCTAGGGGTGTTTGCCTTCCAGTAATCCAGAGAATGGAACCTTGATCAAGAGACTCATGATTCTCCGACCCTTCCACAACGACTCTAGCACCGACAATCTGGAAAAAGAATCACTTGAGTAAAGATGATTACAATGCTAATTGGCATCCTTCTCCTCTATTTCCCCTTGTAGtaatattattaaatattaatgCAAGTGGCAGAAGAGGGTCCACCATGTAACCAAAAGAAGCTAAAAAAACTTGCAATAAACAATTTTTTTGCACTAGAAAACCTATCTAAATTTTTTATATTAGAGACAAGGTTTCAGTCAGCTTACAGATGTAACAACTCCCAGAGGCAGCATTATATGATGTGGTCCCAATTTTACATTCACATGAGGGACCCTAGGAAGAATCTGCAAAATTCACAAACACAAAAAAGCTACTTAAAGTTAAACAACTTACATCCACAAAAgcaaataaattaaaaaaagtGGTCCACATAAAAGCTTTCATGTTAGTTACACTAGTCCGAAGTATCATAGAATATAGAATATAACTCACCTTTCATCCAGCAATCACATGTACCATATATTGCACATTGCATTAAATAACAAAAGATAACAACTTATATGTTGATTCTAACATTCTTCAATCCTCCTAATGAAACTTCAAAGTTAAATATGGAGGACTCAACAGATCAAAAGCCAGGCTTCAACAGTTCAACCAGTGAAAGAATGACCAATTCAGATTCATCTGTCGGCACAGAAGCAAAGTGGGATTGGAAACACAGGATTCAAACCCACCAAGCACGTGTCTTTAATGTTTAACTGAATACATTCAAAACACCATTAGCATCTAAATCCAACCAGTTAATGTGTCAAAAGCTGAAGGAAAGAAAAACCCAGACTAATCAAATCAATACAAATCAAAGATGCTTCTACGATCTATCACCTTCATTACCATTCAGATAAATAATACTAATTTCTAACATGGTATACTACTGTCAAATGAACAAACATTTAACTTACAATAGATAAGTAAAAAAACAATACCTCAAGCTCATTCGTTAACCCATCTTTTCTATCATCACCAATATCATCATCAGATGACTCTTCATCATCCAACCCATATTTTCTATCATTATCAGATTCTACTATTTCACCTTCTTCCAATTCATACTCCTCGTGGATTTTAATACCACCACTGGAACACTCATTCTCCCTATTAGAACCTTCCATAACAATTGCATTAAGATCATCATTAGCGACAATCTCGCCTCTAATCTCATCATCATTAGCAATAACATCGCCTCTAATCTCACCACCTTCACTCTCCATTCCAACAGCATCCTCATCAGCCACAATCTCGCCTCTAATATCATCATCACTAGCAATAACATTGCCTCTAATCTCATCATCATAAGCAATAACATCACCTCTAATCTCGCCACCTTCACTCTCCATTCCAACGGCATCATCAATGGCCACAATCTTGCCTCTAACTTCACCATCTTCAATCTCCACTCCGACAGCATCATCATCAATAGCCACAATCTCGCCTCTAACTCCACCACTTTCATTTTCATTTACCTCCTTTTCAACTAAATCGAAACTCTTAATCCTTTCCTCACCACTGGAATTACCAACT containing:
- the LOC127086851 gene encoding uncharacterized protein LOC127086851 isoform X2 — translated: MDDDDVALADSFINFEAAACSPFDNPPDPIIIGYDSSNLDPPVGNSSGEERIKSFDLVEKEVNENESGGVRGEIVAIDDDAVGVEIEDGEVRGKIVAIDDAVGMESEGGEIRGDVIAYDDEIRGNVIASDDDIRGEIVADEDAVGMESEGGEIRGDIVANDDLNAIVMEGSNRENECSSGGIKIHEEYELEEGEIVESDNDRKYGLDDEESSDDDIGDDRKDGLTNELEILPRVPHVNVKLGPHHIMLPLGVVTSIVGARVVVEGSENHESLDQGSILWITGRQTPLGVIDDTFAQVKNPHYVVRYNSEDEIPEGVHEGTLISFVPEFAKHVLNFKDLYKKGSDASGINDEELSNETDFSDDEQEAEYMRIQGQAKRGQSSQSSDWMKNDRQHVPLNDGSIPKRLMVAHGHGLPIPSSGQGFFGVGHGHFPPLPGTGQGFSGVGRGHSSPLLPQPALPPHAPVSINLSSGFPTNSVAWYQENTQNSHLQPMQGIPSQQQFNPSHRFPPPTVYPGGQPNMYAEPIHAQGLMNQNQWTHFPQFQAPTCFQPVNISGIQGGPPQQFNPPTYFQSLPIPGYQSGPPHQFNPGGPLGGPLQAFNPLPYFHSPPIPGNQGGPQHQFSRPANFQSPPIPGYQSGLPHQFNPPTNFQSPPILANPHPPQFHYQFNPGASDDRERTFAARRRPSHRGGKGWRPAR
- the LOC127086851 gene encoding uncharacterized protein LOC127086851 isoform X1, yielding MDDDDVALADSFINFEAAACSPFDNPPDPIIIGYDSSNLDPPVGNSSGEERIKSFDLVEKEVNENESGGVRGEIVAIDDDAVGVEIEDGEVRGKIVAIDDAVGMESEGGEIRGDVIAYDDEIRGNVIASDDDIRGEIVADEDAVGMESEGGEIRGDVIANDDEIRGEIVANDDLNAIVMEGSNRENECSSGGIKIHEEYELEEGEIVESDNDRKYGLDDEESSDDDIGDDRKDGLTNELEILPRVPHVNVKLGPHHIMLPLGVVTSIVGARVVVEGSENHESLDQGSILWITGRQTPLGVIDDTFAQVKNPHYVVRYNSEDEIPEGVHEGTLISFVPEFAKHVLNFKDLYKKGSDASGINDEELSNETDFSDDEQEAEYMRIQGQAKRGQSSQSSDWMKNDRQHVPLNDGSIPKRLMVAHGHGLPIPSSGQGFFGVGHGHFPPLPGTGQGFSGVGRGHSSPLLPQPALPPHAPVSINLSSGFPTNSVAWYQENTQNSHLQPMQGIPSQQQFNPSHRFPPPTVYPGGQPNMYAEPIHAQGLMNQNQWTHFPQFQAPTCFQPVNISGIQGGPPQQFNPPTYFQSLPIPGYQSGPPHQFNPGGPLGGPLQAFNPLPYFHSPPIPGNQGGPQHQFSRPANFQSPPIPGYQSGLPHQFNPPTNFQSPPILANPHPPQFHYQFNPGASDDRERTFAARRRPSHRGGKGWRPAR
- the LOC127086849 gene encoding protein ULTRAPETALA 1; the encoded protein is MANGLEKETGFTMFSDDELKDVNGVKRVGEYVEVMCGCTSHRYGDAVGRLRVFVNGYLEITCECTPGCQEDKLTPFAFEKHSGRETARKWKNNVWVIVNGEKVPLYKTVLLKYYNQALRTTNGSHKSQNGRACHRDEFIRCTRCNKERRFRLRTKEGCRIHHDALADPNWNCSNLPYDKITCDNEEERGSRRVYRGCTRSAACKGCTSCVCFGCEICRFSDCTCQTCTDFTRNAIVKT